From Romeriopsis navalis LEGE 11480, a single genomic window includes:
- a CDS encoding glutathione S-transferase family protein has protein sequence MLDFYTAPTPNGYKVAIALEEMQLPYTLHALDLGEQDQKKPEFLAINPNGRIPAIVDRYADDFAVFESGAILMYLAEKSGKFLSPDRKVRSIVLQWLMFQMSGVGPMMGQAAVFINYFPEKLPSAIARYQNETRRLLGVLNQRLATVEYLAGDYSIADMATWPWVQIAPKLDVEVGELPHLQRWLKAIGDRPAVQKGMQVPPHYSDAERIARASKIVTK, from the coding sequence ATGCTTGACTTTTACACAGCGCCTACGCCCAATGGCTATAAGGTGGCGATCGCCCTCGAAGAAATGCAACTGCCCTATACGTTGCATGCCCTTGATCTGGGTGAACAAGATCAAAAAAAGCCGGAATTTCTCGCGATTAACCCGAATGGTCGAATTCCGGCGATCGTGGATCGCTATGCCGATGATTTTGCTGTGTTTGAATCCGGGGCGATCTTAATGTACTTGGCGGAAAAATCCGGTAAATTCCTATCGCCGGATCGCAAAGTCCGGTCGATTGTTCTGCAATGGCTGATGTTCCAAATGAGTGGCGTTGGTCCGATGATGGGCCAAGCAGCGGTATTTATAAATTATTTCCCAGAAAAGCTGCCGAGTGCGATCGCCCGTTATCAGAATGAAACCCGGCGGTTATTGGGCGTGTTAAACCAACGATTGGCCACAGTGGAATATCTGGCCGGGGACTACAGCATTGCCGATATGGCCACCTGGCCGTGGGTGCAGATTGCGCCCAAATTGGATGTGGAAGTGGGTGAATTGCCCCATTTGCAACGTTGGCTCAAGGCGATCGGCGATCGACCTGCCGTACAGAAAGGTATGCAAGTGCCGCCGCACTATTCCGATGCAGAACGGA